In a single window of the Elaeis guineensis isolate ETL-2024a chromosome 4, EG11, whole genome shotgun sequence genome:
- the LOC105043051 gene encoding uncharacterized alpha-1,2-galactosyltransferase C637.06, producing MYRNFQKASKHQNLSFLQLEFTLRTSTMAPRQHVRWAKTRQSYRRLWILLCIASPLLALVGLHAAAAAALRRVNALGRRCALEAVEYSGEAAAGIRPRIAIVSFSEEERVAAGGGVGRRSFRGVMEAVRGNKRAYAERMGYDFFDARRLVDPSRPPSWSKILAVRSLLPYYDWVFWNDADTIITNPDISLENILNAAIGHSDFQASPDLVVTEDFNGVNAGVFFFRRSKWSEKFLDTWWNQTSFVRFGSTISGDNTALKHLISSLPPKELKNHVRTSPMQCLFNSYPWLPTWKNAYRLLSSPLKTWKGAYSNGDFMVHLAGLDEKKKWADRILDELRAERTIEDLDQGCSIQSSIGNLAPICPFTFSNLDFGAYLAKEN from the exons ATGTATAGAAACTTCCAAAAAGCTTCAAAGCATCAAAACCTGAGCTTTCTCCAGCTAGAATTCACTCTGAGGACGTCTACGATGGCCCCGCGGCAGCACGTCCGGTGGGCGAAGACCCGGCAATCTTACCGCCGGCTCTGGATTCTCCTCTGCATAGCCTCGCCGCTCCTGGCGCTCGTTGGGCTccacgccgccgccgccgccgccctcCGCCGGGTCAACGCCCTCGGGAGGAGGTGCGCGCTGGAGGCCGTGGAGTATTCGGGCGAGGCGGCGGCAGGGATTCGGCCGAGGATAGCGATTGTGAGCTTCTCGGAGGAAGAGCGAGTGGCGGCAGGCGGCGGTGTCGGGCGGCGGTCGTTCCGGGGTGTGATGGAGGCGGTGCGGGGGAATAAGCGGGCGTACGCAGAGAGGATGGGGTACGACTTCTTCGACGCACGGCGTCTGGTCGATCCCAGCCGTCCGCCGAGCTGGAGCAAGATCCTGGCCGTCCGATCGCTGCTCCCCTACTATGATTGGGTCTTCTGGAATGACGCC GACACGATCATAACAAATCCGGATATATCGTTG GAGAATATTCTGAATGCAGCAATTGGACATAGTGATTTCCAGGCCTCCCCTGATTTGGTAGTGACCGAGGATTTCAATGGAGTGAATGCAG GAGTCTTCTTTTTCCGGCGATCAAAGTGGAGCGAGAAGTTTTTGGACACGTGGTGGAATCAGACGTCATTCGTGCGTTTTGGGTCCACGATAAGCGGTGACAACACTGCATTGAAGCACCTCATTAGCAGCCTTCCTCCCAAAGAGCTCAAAAATCACGTCCGCACATCACCAATGCAGTGCCTCTTCAACTCCTATCCTTGGTTGCCCACGTGGAAGAATGCCTACCGTCTGCTGTCCTCACCTCTGAAGACGTGGAAAG GAGCATATTCGAACGGGGACTTTATGGTGCACCTTGCTGGCTTGGATGAGAAGAAGAAATGGGCTGACAGGATACTAGATGAATTAAGAGCTGAAAG GACAATTGAAGACTTAGACCAGGGTTGCAGCATTCAATCATCTATCGGAAATCTAGCTCCCATATGTCCTTTTACTTTCTCGAATCTAGATTTTGGTGCATATTTGGcaaaagaaaattga